One Streptomonospora salina genomic window, AGCGGGAGCAGGGGATCCCCGAGGCCGAACCGACCGGCTGACACGCGGTCACAGCCGTGCGGCACCGTGCGGTCCCCTAGCCCGGGAGTACGGTCGGGGGGAAGGGCGGACCCCGTGCGCGCGCCGCGCGGCGGCCTCTGCGCGGCGCAGGTCGTGCGCGGGGAGGGGCCGCCGGGAGCTAGGCTGAGTGCGCGATGGATTCCGCCGACCGCAGCACAGCCGCCTCCGACCGCGTCTCCGACACCGACGCGGCGACCGTGCAGCGCCAACTGGGGCGCCCGCCGCGCGGCCTGCGGGCGGTGGCCCACCGCTGCCCGTGCGGGCTTCCCGACGTGGTGCGCACCGCGCCGCGCCTGGAGGACGGCACCCCGTTCCCCACGCTCTACTACCTCACCTGCCCGCGCGCGGCTTCGGCCATCGGCACCCTGGAGGCCGGCGGGACGATGCGCCGGATGCAGGAGCGCCTGGCCGAGGACCCCGAACTGCGGGAGGCCTACGAGCGGGCGCACCGCGACTACCTGGGCGAGCGCACCGAGCAGACCCGGCGCGACGGTTCCGCGCCGCTGCCCGAGGGGATGCAGAGTACCGGGGGCATGCCCGAGCGGGTGAAGTGCCTGCACGCGCTGGTCGCCCACGAGCTGGCGCGGCCGGGCTCCAACCCCTTCGGCCGCGAGGCGCTGGACGCGCTGCCCGAGTGGTGGGCCGACGGGCCCTGCGTGTGCGCCGGCGGGGACGGCGGCGACGGCGCAGCCGAAAGCGCGGCGGGGCATCCGCACGCGGACGACGACATCGAGGGGACGACCAGGTGACCACCGTGGCCGCCGTGGACTGCGGCACCAATTCCATCCGGCTGCTCATCTCGGCGCTGATCGGGATGGAGGACGAGGAAGTCGGGCTCGTCGATCTCGAACGGCGCATGGAGGTGGTCCGCCTGGGCCAGGGCGTCGATCGTACCGGCGAGTTCACGCCCGAGGCGCTGGAGCGGACGTTCGCCGCGCTGCGCGGGTACGCCGACCTGATGCGCGAGAACGGTGTGGAGCCGGGACCGGAGTCGGTGCGCATGGTGGCCACCAGCGCCACCCGCGACGTGCGCAACCGCGACGAGTTCGTCGAGGGTGTGCGCGGGATCATCGGCGTCGAGCCCGAGGTGGTCACGGGTGACGAGGAGGCGGAGCTGTCCTTCGTCGGCGCGACCGCCGAGCTGGAGGACGACGACGCCGGATTCGCCCCTCCGTTCCTGATCGTCGACATCGGGGGCGGCTCCACCGAGTTCGTGCTCGGCCGGCCCGACCCCGGCGACATTCCCGACGGCGAGGGCGCGGTACGCGCGGCCCGCTCGGTCGACGTCGGCTGTGTGCGCCTCGCCGAGCGCCACCTCGCCGCCGACCCGCCCACCGCCGAGCAGATCGCCGCGGCCACGGCCGACGTCGACGCCGCGCTGGACGAGGCCGCCGAGTCGGTGGCGCTGAAGGAGGCCGCCTCGCTGGTGTGCGTGGCCGGCACCGCCACGACGGTCGCGGGCATCGCCATGGAGCTGCCCGAGTACGACGCCGAGCGGATCCACCACAGTTGGGTCCCGGCTGCGCGGGTGCACGAGATCGCCGAGGAACTGCTGGCGATGGACCACGACCAGCGGGCCGCGATCGGTGTCATGCACCCGGGCCGGGTCGACGTGATCGGTGCGGGTGCACTCGTCCTCTCCCGCGTGGTGGCGCGTACCGGCGCGAGCGGGTTCGTGGCCAGCGAGCACGACATCCTCGACGGAATCGCCTGGGGCCTGTGCCTGGACGATACGGACGAGGCGGACGAGACGCCGCAGGGCGCCGCCGGCGAGTGAGCCCGGGCCGCAGGCCCCCGGCGGGACCGTCCCCGGCCGCCGCGGGGCCGCGCCCCAGTGCCGCGGCCTTCGCGGAGCCCGCCCCCGTGGCTCCCGGTGAGACGCGTCACGCGCGAACTGACGCGTGAATCCGTTCACAAGGTCGCTGACCTGCACGGATGGACGTCAATGCAGGCATATCATGGTCTAAACCTGTACTACTCCTCGCTTTAATGTTACGCGGGGCTTGTGAAAGAATGCACAAGCAAGGCGAGGGAGAGATCCTCGGCTCCCTTGGCAAAGAAGAGCATTCTTTCCTTCGAAAGCCGAACGGGAACATGCCAGTCAACGAAGACTTACCGATCTTTGCGTCCTGGACGAGGGGCGTAGAACGGGACTCAGGGGCGGATGCGCGATGACCGAAGGCAGGAACTACCGCCTGGTGCACGGCGGCGGTGACGATGAGAAGATCCCGCATGTACTCGTCGTCGGCGGCGGGTACCTGGGGATGTACACCGCTAGGCGGCTGGAGAAGCAGCTGGGGCCGGGCGAAGCCCGCATCACGATCGTCGACCCCAACTCCTACATGACCTACCAGCCGTTCCTCCCCGAGATCGCTGCGGGCAGCATCTCCCCGCGCCACGTCGTCGTGCCGCTGCGCAAGGTCTTCGAGCGGGTGCGGGTGCTCACCGGGCGCGTCATCCACGTGGACCACGAGAACCGCTCGGTCGACTTCGAGCCCGTGGTCGGCGAGCCGCGCGCGATCGGCTACGACTACATCGTGATGGCCGCCGGCGCCGTGTCCCGCACGCTGCCGATCCCCGGGCTGGCCGAGTGGGGGATCGGGATCAAGACGGTCGAGGAAGCCGTGTTCCTGCGCAACCATGTGCTGGACCAGTTGAACATCGCCGACTCCACCGACGACCCCGAGATCCGGCGCAAGGCGCTCAACTTCGTCTTCGTCGGCGGCGGTTTCGCCGGCGCCGAGGCGATCGCCGAACTGGAGGACCTGGCCCGCGACGCCACGTCCATGTACGCCTCCATCGACGTCGACGACCTGAACTTCTACCTGGTCGAGGCTGCCGACAAGATCCTTCCCGAGGTCGGCCCCGACGTCGGCGAGCGGACCCTGAACCAGCTCAAGCGCCGCGGCATCGACATGCGGCTGTCGACGTTCCTGGAATCGGCCGTCGACCAGCGCATCAAGCTCAGCGACGGCGCCGAGTTCGACGCGGGCACGCTGGTGTGGACCGCCGGTGTCAAGCCGAGCCCGGTCGTGCAGGCCGGTGACCTGCCGCTGGGCCCCAAGGGCCATATCGATACCAGCGACTACCTCACCGTCAACGGTGTGGACAACGCCTTCGCCGGCGGCGACAACGCGCAGGTGCCCGACGGCAAGGGCGGCTTCTACCCGCCCAACGCCCAGAACGCGGTGCGCCAGGCCCCGGTGCTGGCCGACAACGTCATCGCCGCCCTGCGCGGCCGGGAGATGACCCGTTACGCGCACGGCAACCTGGGCGCCGTCGCGGGCCTGGGGCTGCACAAGGGCGCCGCCCAGCTGTTCGGCAGGATCAAGCTGACCGGCCGGCTCGCCTGGTACGCGCACCGGGCCTACCACCTCTACGCGGTGCCGACCTTCAACCGGAAGGCCCGTGTCCTCGCGGACTGGATCGTCGGCTTCGTTCTGCGGCGCGACTACGCCGCGCTTCCGGAGATGGACGAGCCGCGCCAGGCCTTCGAGGAAGCGGCCACACCGCAGGTGGAGAACGGCCAGCTGCTGCGCCGGGTCAGCTGATGCTCCGGCGCCGCAGGCGCCACGAACGTCGGCCGGTCCCCGAAAGGGGGCCGGCCGCTTTTGTCGGGTGCGGTTCCGCCTGTGCCGCGGCGCGGTCCTCCGCGGTTGCGGACCTGTCGGTTCGCAGGCCGTGGCGCGCCGAAATCGGCGACGAGTACGGCGCAGAGCGGCCGTTTCCTCCGTCGCCAGGCCGAAGCCGCGCGAATCCCGCTGAATCGACCATCCCCGGTATGATGGTGCCGCCCTCGTAGCCCAATGGTAGAGGCAGGCCCCCTAAAAGGGTCACAAGTGTCGGTTCGAGTCCGACCGGGGGTACGACGCTGCGCGCGCCGGCGGCGGCGCGCGCACCAGTGACCGCACCGCGAACTCCGGGAGCGGCATCGGCTTCAGGGCGCGGCAGAACACGCGGCCGCGGGGAGACCGGCGGGACCTGTGCCCCGTCCCGATCCGGCGCCGACCGGGCTCGTGGCGGGGCAGCGGCCGGATCCGGCCGCGCGCGGGACTCGGGCGGGCGTTGACAGCCGTGCGCGCGTGGGGTTGGGTATCCCGTGTGCCGACCGCCGCCGGGGACGGATGCGGCGTGTGGGCGGCACCCTGAGCGTCCGAGGGGGATGATGTCGTGAGTATCCGATTCACCGGTGCCGCCTGACCCTCTGCGAAGCCGCGCGTCGTCCCCGCTTCCCGCGGTGCCCCGCACCGCCTGAGGCGTCCCGCGTGTCGCCGCCCTCGACGGCGGCGCCGTGCGCCGTGCCTCCGCCTCTCGGCACACCGCCCGCACCCCTCCGAGCCCGACGCAGCCGAGCGCCGGGACGCTCCGGTGCGCTCCAGCCCTGGTCCCGCCGCGATTACGGCCGGTGAGCAGCGTCGACGCGCCTTCGCCGAACCACCGATCGACGAGTGCCCGCGCACCCGTCCCGCTTTCCTGCCGAGCGGACCGTGCGCGCTGCCGCCGGACCCGGTGCCGCGGCAGCCGATCACATTGTTTGGAGCGACACACCGCATGACCGATGAGCACACCCCTGGCCACGCCGACGCCGCCGATTTCAACACGGCGGTCATCGAGGAGTTCCGCGCCAACAACGGCCGCGTCGGCGGCATGTTCGAGGGCGCCCGCCTCGCGCTGCTGACCACCACCGGAGCACGCTCCGGCGAGCCCCGCACCGTTCCCGTCGCCTATCTGCCCGACGGTGGGCGCAGCGTCGTCATCGCCTCCGCCGGCGGCGGCCCCCGCCACCCGGCCTGGTTCCACAACCTGCGTGCCGATCCGCGCGTCACCGTCGAGAACGGGGTCTTCACCGTCGAATGCGACGCCGTCGTACTCGAAGGCGAGGAGCGCGACGCCGTGTTCGCCCGCGCCGTCGAAGCCGACCCCGGTTGGGCCGAATACCAGGCCATGACCGAGCGCACCATCCCCGTCGTCGCCCTCGAACCCGTCGGCGGCGAGGCCGTCGAGCAGCGCCCGGGCCAAGGGCTGCTCGCCGTCCACGACGCGTTCCGCCGCGAACTGGCCATCGTCCGCGACGAGATCGCCCGCTCGGGTCCGGGACTGGGCGCCCAGCTGCGCATCAACTGCCTGACCGTCTGCCAAGGGCTGGCCCACCACCACACGATGGAGGACACCGGCATGTTCCCGGTCATCGCCCAAGCCCGCCCCGAGCTCGCCGGCGTCGTCGCCCGCCTCGGCGAGGAGCACAAGCGCGTCGACACCCTGCTGGAGCAGCTGCGCTCCCAGCTCGACGGCACCGCACCGGATCCGGCCGCCGTCCAGGCGGAGGTCGAGCGGCTCACCGCCGAGCTGGAGGCCCACCTCGCCTACGAGGAGGAGCAGTTGGTCCCGATCCTCGACACCATGACGCCGTGAGCACCGGAGCCGGGCGGAAGGCGCGCCCTACCGCCCGGCGGCCACGGCGCCGCGGCGCCGATGCGCCGATGCGCCGATGCGCCGCAGATCCCTGAAGCCCGGTGCGGCCGAGCACGAAACGCAGTCGAAGCTTCCGGCGCTGGTGCGCCGAAGCGGAGGAAGCGAAGATCTCGCACGGGGCACGGTGCAGTCCCTCAGCAGGGTGCTCACGGCATGAGCGAGCCCCGGGGCCGGCTACGGGTTTACGGTCTGTCGGGTGGTTTGCGGTATCAGCGGCCGCGCGCGTTCGCGGCGTGTCATGTTCCCCGCTCCATCAGCAGCTGCAGGTGGGTGAACAGCCGCTGGGTCGGATCGGACAGGTCGATGCCGCTGACCGACTCGGCCCGGCGGACCCGGTAGCGCAGGGTGTTGGGGTGGATGTGCAGCCGGGAGGCTGCGGTGCGGACGTCGCCGAAGTCCTCCAGATAGGTCAGCAGCGACGCCACCAGGTCCGACCCCTGCGCGGTGTCGTGCTCGGCCAGGGCGCTGACCCGCGGATCGCGCAGGGCCGGCGTCCCGCGCAGGTAGGCCAGGGTCTCGCTGATGAGCACGTGGGTGCGTACGTCCGACATCGTCGCGACGTCCAAGGCGAGGTCGCGGCCCATGGCGTCCAGGATCCGGTCGGCTTCGGCGCGGGAGCCGGGGACGGCGGCCAGGGACTCCACCGGCGAACCCACCGCGCCCTGCACCGTGACCCCCAGGGTGGAGCGGGCCGCCTCCACCGTCTTGCGGGTCAGCGCCAGCACCGCCGACTCCGCGGAACTGCGGGCCGCTTCGCCCGCGGAGTCCGTGCCGCCCGGGCCCGCGCGGGACAGGTCGGGCATGAGCACGTAGATCCGCCCGCCCACGAGCGTGACCAGCGACGTGCGGCGGTAGGCGGCGGTGTGCACGGTGATCAGGTCCACCAGCCGCCGCCGGTTCAGCTCCCGGCCGGATCGGTCGGTCTCCTCGGCGCCGGCGGAATCGCCCCGTGCGTCGGTGCCCGACGCCAGCGCGAACGCCGCCACCAGCGCGGGCCGGTCGCGGCCGACCTCGATGGTGTCGGCCAGTGCCGCGGCCTCGACGCCCCCTTCCAGCAGGCTCGCGAGGAGGTCGTCGCGCAGCCGCAGCCCCACCGTCGCCTCGGTGCGGTGGCGCACCATGTGCAGCGCCGCCATCCGGGCCGCGCCCAGCAGCGCTTCCTCGGCGTCCCCGGCGAACGGGGCGGAACCCTCCTGCACCCAGATCGTGCCCAGCGGCTGGGTCCCCGCGTGGATGCCCGCCGCGAGGCGCCGCCGGATGCCGAACTCGGGGTGCTCGTCGATGCGCACCACCTCCTCGCCGGCGCGCAACCGGGAGAACACCCCCCACTCGCGCAGCAGGGCGAGGTACTGCTCGGGGCCGCGGCGGCCCAGTACCGACAGCCGCCGCAGCTCGTCGGCCTCCTCGCCGCTGGAATGGGCCAGGACCCGGCTCGCGGCGTCCTCGATGGTCACCAGTCCGCCGGTCAGCGCCGAGATCGTCTGCGCCAGCGAGTACAGGTCGCCCGTAGACTCGCCCAGGTCGGCATCGGCGGTCAGCCGGGCGTCGTCGAGCACGCTGCGGCACAGCGACTGCAGCTGGTCCCAGCGCACCTCGGGGCGCACCCCCAGCAGCGCCACGCCGGCGTCGCCGGCCTCGCTGCGCAGCAGAGCGGTCTCGTCGCCCCCGCGGCGCGCCTTCGAAGCGGCCGCCCAACCCTGCGGCGGGGGGTAGGCGGGTTCGTCGGAATGCACCTTGACCGCCACGGCGGCGGCGCCGCGCCGCGCGGCAGCGCGCACCAGGTGGCGGGCGGCGCTGCCCCGCGCCCCGATCAGCAGCACCAGGTCGCCGGCGAACGCCTCGGCCTCGTCCTCGGGGTCGACGATGACGACGTTGTCCACTCGCACATCCAGCCCGGCCGGCGCCGCCAGCACGTCCACGAGCGGGTCGCCCACCGCCAGCAGCAGCCTGCGCAGGGGGATACCCGCGCCCTCGCCTGCGGCGTCGGCCGCGGCGGAGGTTCCGTAGGGATCTGAGGGAACGTTCATGGCGGTCCATTGTGGACCATCGCGCTTTGTCTCATCGGCCAAACGCACTCGGTGAATCGTGGCTTTCGCGACAAGGTGGACCGATGGGTGGGTCTTCTAGTTTTGTCCGGTTCCACCGATGAATCGAGGGAGGGCCCATGGACGCCGTGACCAACGTCCCGACGCCGGTCAACGAGCCGGTACTGAGCTACGCGCCCGGGAGCCCGGAGCGGGACGAACTGACCGCTGCGCTGGCCGAGCTGGCCGAGGAACCCGTCGATTTGACCATGACGGTCGACGGCGAGCGCCGCATGGGCGGCGGGGAGCGCGTGGACGTCGTGCAGCCGCACAACCACGCTCACGTCCTGGGCACCCTCGGCACCGCCACCACCGACGACGCCCGCCGGGCCGTCGCCGCGGCCAAGCGGGCGGCGCCGGCGTGGCGCGACATGCCCTTCGACGAGCGCGCCGCGGTCCTGCTGCGCGCCGCCGACCTGCTGGCCGGCCCATGGCGCCAGACCATCAACGCGGCCACCATGCTCGGCCAGTCCAAGACCGCCGTCCAAGCCGAGCTCGACTCCGCCTGCGAACTGATCGACTTCTGGCGCTTCAACGTCTCCTACGCCCGCACGCTGATGGCCGAGCAGCCCTACAGCCCCGCCGGGCAGTGGAACCGCGTCGAGCAGCGCCCGCTGGAGGGCTTCGTCTACGCGGTGACCCCGTTCAACTTCACCGCCATCGCCGGCAACCTGCCCACCGCCCCGGCGCTGATGGGCAACGTCGTGGTGTGGAAGCCCGCCGTCACCCAGCAGTTCGCCGCCCACCTGCTGATGCGGCTGCTGGAGGAAGCGGGCATGCCCCCCGGCGTCATCAACATGGTCACCGGCGACGGCGCGGACGTATCCGAGGTCGTGATGGCCGACCCGGACCTGGCCGGCGTCCACTTCACCGGATCCACCCGCGTGTTCCGCCGGTTCTGGCGCACCGTCGGCGAGAACATCGACACCTACCGCTCCTACCCGCGCATCGTCGGCGAGACCGGCGGCAAGGACTTCATCGTCGCCCACTCCTCGGCCGACCCCGACGTGGTGCGCACGGCCGTCGTCCGCGGCGCTTTCGAGTTCCAGGGCCAGAAGTGCTCGGCCGCCTCGCGCGCCTTCATCGCGCGCTCGGTGTGGGAGCGGATCCGCGACGACCTGGTCGCCGAGGTCGAGGCGCTGCCCATGGGCGACGTCACCGACCTGGGCAACTTCCTCGGTGCCGTCATCGACCGCCGGTCCTTCGACACGCTGTCGGGCGTCCTGCGGCGGGCGCACGACGACGAGACGCTGGAGATCATCGCCGGCGGCTCCTGCGACGACTCC contains:
- a CDS encoding Ppx/GppA phosphatase family protein; the encoded protein is MTTVAAVDCGTNSIRLLISALIGMEDEEVGLVDLERRMEVVRLGQGVDRTGEFTPEALERTFAALRGYADLMRENGVEPGPESVRMVATSATRDVRNRDEFVEGVRGIIGVEPEVVTGDEEAELSFVGATAELEDDDAGFAPPFLIVDIGGGSTEFVLGRPDPGDIPDGEGAVRAARSVDVGCVRLAERHLAADPPTAEQIAAATADVDAALDEAAESVALKEAASLVCVAGTATTVAGIAMELPEYDAERIHHSWVPAARVHEIAEELLAMDHDQRAAIGVMHPGRVDVIGAGALVLSRVVARTGASGFVASEHDILDGIAWGLCLDDTDEADETPQGAAGE
- a CDS encoding DUF501 domain-containing protein, coding for MDSADRSTAASDRVSDTDAATVQRQLGRPPRGLRAVAHRCPCGLPDVVRTAPRLEDGTPFPTLYYLTCPRAASAIGTLEAGGTMRRMQERLAEDPELREAYERAHRDYLGERTEQTRRDGSAPLPEGMQSTGGMPERVKCLHALVAHELARPGSNPFGREALDALPEWWADGPCVCAGGDGGDGAAESAAGHPHADDDIEGTTR
- a CDS encoding NAD(P)/FAD-dependent oxidoreductase — its product is MTEGRNYRLVHGGGDDEKIPHVLVVGGGYLGMYTARRLEKQLGPGEARITIVDPNSYMTYQPFLPEIAAGSISPRHVVVPLRKVFERVRVLTGRVIHVDHENRSVDFEPVVGEPRAIGYDYIVMAAGAVSRTLPIPGLAEWGIGIKTVEEAVFLRNHVLDQLNIADSTDDPEIRRKALNFVFVGGGFAGAEAIAELEDLARDATSMYASIDVDDLNFYLVEAADKILPEVGPDVGERTLNQLKRRGIDMRLSTFLESAVDQRIKLSDGAEFDAGTLVWTAGVKPSPVVQAGDLPLGPKGHIDTSDYLTVNGVDNAFAGGDNAQVPDGKGGFYPPNAQNAVRQAPVLADNVIAALRGREMTRYAHGNLGAVAGLGLHKGAAQLFGRIKLTGRLAWYAHRAYHLYAVPTFNRKARVLADWIVGFVLRRDYAALPEMDEPRQAFEEAATPQVENGQLLRRVS
- the pruA gene encoding L-glutamate gamma-semialdehyde dehydrogenase: MDAVTNVPTPVNEPVLSYAPGSPERDELTAALAELAEEPVDLTMTVDGERRMGGGERVDVVQPHNHAHVLGTLGTATTDDARRAVAAAKRAAPAWRDMPFDERAAVLLRAADLLAGPWRQTINAATMLGQSKTAVQAELDSACELIDFWRFNVSYARTLMAEQPYSPAGQWNRVEQRPLEGFVYAVTPFNFTAIAGNLPTAPALMGNVVVWKPAVTQQFAAHLLMRLLEEAGMPPGVINMVTGDGADVSEVVMADPDLAGVHFTGSTRVFRRFWRTVGENIDTYRSYPRIVGETGGKDFIVAHSSADPDVVRTAVVRGAFEFQGQKCSAASRAFIARSVWERIRDDLVAEVEALPMGDVTDLGNFLGAVIDRRSFDTLSGVLRRAHDDETLEIIAGGSCDDSTGYFVRPTVMVGTDPDNDVFRTEYFGPVIAVHVYEDHDYERILSVVDQGSAYALTGGIIADDRKAVETAQHALRFAAGNFYVNDKPTGSVVGQQPFGGARASGTNDKAGSAQNLARWASPRSIKENFVPPKASSYPHQR
- a CDS encoding nitroreductase/quinone reductase family protein — translated: MTDEHTPGHADAADFNTAVIEEFRANNGRVGGMFEGARLALLTTTGARSGEPRTVPVAYLPDGGRSVVIASAGGGPRHPAWFHNLRADPRVTVENGVFTVECDAVVLEGEERDAVFARAVEADPGWAEYQAMTERTIPVVALEPVGGEAVEQRPGQGLLAVHDAFRRELAIVRDEIARSGPGLGAQLRINCLTVCQGLAHHHTMEDTGMFPVIAQARPELAGVVARLGEEHKRVDTLLEQLRSQLDGTAPDPAAVQAEVERLTAELEAHLAYEEEQLVPILDTMTP
- a CDS encoding PucR family transcriptional regulator; its protein translation is MPLRRLLLAVGDPLVDVLAAPAGLDVRVDNVVIVDPEDEAEAFAGDLVLLIGARGSAARHLVRAAARRGAAAVAVKVHSDEPAYPPPQGWAAASKARRGGDETALLRSEAGDAGVALLGVRPEVRWDQLQSLCRSVLDDARLTADADLGESTGDLYSLAQTISALTGGLVTIEDAASRVLAHSSGEEADELRRLSVLGRRGPEQYLALLREWGVFSRLRAGEEVVRIDEHPEFGIRRRLAAGIHAGTQPLGTIWVQEGSAPFAGDAEEALLGAARMAALHMVRHRTEATVGLRLRDDLLASLLEGGVEAAALADTIEVGRDRPALVAAFALASGTDARGDSAGAEETDRSGRELNRRRLVDLITVHTAAYRRTSLVTLVGGRIYVLMPDLSRAGPGGTDSAGEAARSSAESAVLALTRKTVEAARSTLGVTVQGAVGSPVESLAAVPGSRAEADRILDAMGRDLALDVATMSDVRTHVLISETLAYLRGTPALRDPRVSALAEHDTAQGSDLVASLLTYLEDFGDVRTAASRLHIHPNTLRYRVRRAESVSGIDLSDPTQRLFTHLQLLMERGT